From Paenibacillus sp. V4I7, the proteins below share one genomic window:
- a CDS encoding DEAD/DEAH box helicase, translating into MRRSEQVLRVQAADRSFSVVPHILIWDHGKGRNRELLFASYVGVPEEVKAVSASILEGREVSYNSRSYVRSIMDTYRRVEKEIGTDGRLAHGVVYNSLFEIAETQQDSQEEKNNRAYIFAPDGDLHGAIVEHAMSRFGLPQEWRHEYIRILDDFFTSLAVEVNPELPEWQNAKAAFFYGTEEGILSAISDALQAGKLRIPTSSVEGTFDPSWSMSEYLRNNASQLAKQLEEKQPQHTFDDMVDPSIADLKRIPFPVQAHMAQAIVNTLENRERVFCGGDMGSGKSIIACAVSHILHSRKRRRNAKHQGMPVLLSAPGITLPKWKAKEIEGTIAGAKVNIIRSGIEALQLLRKVRSGYKPTGLEFTLVGIDRAKLGSETYFGGIWKPIFGEKDHGGESVYAWHCCDCGKPIMVFPDGKSKGDKVPATWDVFAEGLPPTPDSIQEAKTKRELLPNGIPKRYPLKWVRKAGLLTKCDNVVSLVGCRTDDGMDEKQRKAALKERQHNFPDRECGNCFYRPALKSRGETKNKPRVNISQVLKRTKRYFDLYICDEAHQCKAGDSGRGDAFAQMVKSARRTLMLTGTPTNGKSTSIKELLWRTDPKSLLDAGINFDSGDVEWAKRYGKIEEIIRDEGGDEGVVTRRKKKSVTTKEAPGIAPQLTAQFLLHKAAFIELPDMGLPLVKLEELPIFINMDSEHRTSYSAFHDNLYEVCARASSVSGSAGVWSKFNPATLVYADRPDLGMSVTIGDETVFAEPIGDGSELHAKERWLVETVKQEIAENRRVTIYNSYTGRYGMNERLRDILSRNGIRCQILDEPNTELRSERIAEYEENGIPVIICNQKLVEVGLDLLFWPTIIFYQLSNEVPTVRQSSRRAWRVGQDRLCKVYYPVYQGTQAMQQFIRIMNARGHSLQTEGRIDKSELAQYSRDTQSSLARDLASCFASADVAQAWQKLAAKELEGIEMIAEDNFKEVLKQRMKELADDTIRLCGMDPEVWRAARENAQQQEEEQVLTPAAAYQSEDEVMDVDVEVLDLFDIFGTKTAETVITEVATSKQKQEIETIQLLTFAELATASGKKKVKRPAKIMENQLLLSFG; encoded by the coding sequence ATGAGAAGAAGTGAACAAGTCCTGCGCGTTCAAGCTGCAGACCGATCGTTTAGTGTGGTTCCCCATATTTTAATATGGGATCATGGGAAGGGCCGTAACCGGGAACTATTGTTTGCTTCATATGTAGGCGTTCCGGAAGAAGTCAAAGCGGTATCAGCGAGCATCTTAGAAGGTAGGGAAGTCTCCTATAACTCTCGTTCTTATGTACGCAGCATTATGGACACCTACCGACGAGTTGAGAAGGAAATCGGCACCGACGGTAGGTTAGCGCATGGTGTCGTGTATAACTCACTCTTTGAGATCGCAGAGACTCAGCAGGACAGCCAAGAGGAGAAGAACAATCGGGCTTACATCTTTGCTCCGGATGGCGATCTTCATGGAGCTATCGTTGAGCATGCGATGTCCCGATTTGGTTTACCGCAGGAGTGGAGACATGAATACATCCGAATTTTGGATGACTTCTTCACATCATTAGCTGTGGAAGTAAACCCTGAACTCCCTGAGTGGCAAAATGCGAAAGCTGCCTTCTTTTATGGAACGGAGGAAGGCATTCTAAGCGCGATCTCCGATGCTCTCCAGGCTGGGAAGCTACGGATACCTACAAGCTCCGTAGAAGGTACATTCGATCCTTCATGGAGCATGTCCGAGTATCTTCGAAATAATGCTTCACAGTTAGCAAAGCAACTCGAAGAAAAGCAGCCACAGCATACCTTTGATGATATGGTTGACCCGTCCATTGCTGACTTGAAGCGGATACCATTTCCGGTTCAAGCGCATATGGCACAGGCAATCGTTAACACGCTTGAGAATAGAGAACGAGTGTTCTGTGGAGGGGACATGGGCAGCGGTAAGTCAATCATTGCCTGTGCCGTTTCACACATTTTGCACTCTCGAAAGCGGAGGAGAAATGCCAAACATCAAGGCATGCCAGTTTTATTATCCGCACCGGGAATTACATTGCCCAAATGGAAAGCCAAAGAAATCGAAGGCACCATTGCGGGAGCAAAAGTAAACATCATCCGGAGTGGAATTGAAGCACTGCAGCTGCTTAGGAAAGTTCGGAGCGGGTACAAACCGACGGGTTTAGAATTTACACTCGTTGGGATTGACCGAGCAAAGCTTGGCTCGGAGACGTACTTCGGGGGCATATGGAAGCCAATCTTTGGTGAGAAGGATCATGGCGGTGAGTCCGTATATGCGTGGCATTGCTGTGATTGCGGCAAGCCGATCATGGTATTTCCTGATGGAAAGAGTAAAGGAGACAAAGTGCCGGCGACTTGGGACGTTTTCGCGGAAGGATTACCTCCGACACCGGATTCGATCCAAGAAGCCAAAACGAAGCGCGAACTGCTCCCAAATGGAATTCCGAAGAGATACCCGCTCAAGTGGGTGCGTAAAGCGGGACTTCTAACGAAATGTGATAATGTTGTTTCCCTCGTTGGGTGCCGTACTGATGATGGTATGGATGAAAAACAGCGAAAGGCAGCATTGAAGGAGCGACAGCACAACTTTCCTGATAGGGAGTGCGGCAATTGCTTCTACCGACCTGCATTAAAGTCACGCGGAGAGACGAAGAACAAGCCACGGGTAAATATCTCCCAGGTGCTAAAGCGTACAAAGCGGTACTTTGATCTGTATATTTGTGATGAAGCCCATCAGTGCAAGGCTGGTGACTCAGGGCGTGGAGATGCATTTGCTCAAATGGTGAAGTCGGCTCGTAGGACTCTAATGTTGACTGGGACCCCTACGAACGGTAAGAGTACTTCGATAAAGGAGCTTCTCTGGCGGACCGATCCGAAGTCACTTCTGGATGCGGGCATTAACTTCGACAGCGGTGATGTTGAGTGGGCTAAACGGTATGGGAAGATTGAGGAAATTATCCGCGATGAGGGTGGTGATGAGGGTGTCGTTACGAGACGGAAGAAAAAGTCTGTCACGACAAAGGAAGCTCCCGGCATAGCGCCACAGCTCACTGCCCAATTCCTACTTCATAAGGCCGCTTTCATAGAATTGCCTGACATGGGCCTTCCTTTAGTTAAATTGGAAGAATTACCCATTTTCATCAATATGGATTCGGAGCATAGGACCAGTTACTCAGCTTTCCATGATAACCTATATGAGGTATGTGCTAGAGCATCATCTGTAAGTGGTAGCGCCGGCGTATGGAGTAAGTTTAATCCTGCGACGCTCGTCTACGCGGACCGGCCTGATCTTGGTATGTCGGTAACGATCGGAGATGAAACTGTTTTTGCGGAACCGATTGGTGATGGCAGCGAGCTTCACGCGAAGGAACGCTGGCTGGTGGAAACTGTAAAGCAGGAAATCGCCGAAAATAGGCGTGTAACGATCTATAACTCGTATACCGGCCGATATGGAATGAATGAGAGACTTCGGGATATTTTGTCTCGAAACGGGATAAGGTGTCAGATCCTTGATGAGCCGAATACGGAGTTAAGGTCTGAACGGATTGCTGAATATGAAGAAAATGGAATACCTGTAATTATATGTAATCAGAAACTAGTGGAAGTAGGATTGGACCTCTTATTCTGGCCAACGATCATTTTCTATCAACTCTCTAATGAAGTTCCGACGGTACGTCAGAGTTCTCGTCGAGCATGGCGTGTAGGTCAAGACAGGCTCTGTAAAGTATACTACCCGGTCTACCAGGGTACACAAGCGATGCAACAATTCATTCGAATTATGAACGCAAGGGGACATTCCCTTCAAACTGAGGGTAGAATCGACAAGAGCGAGCTTGCTCAGTATTCACGAGACACGCAGTCGTCCCTAGCGAGGGATTTGGCTTCCTGTTTCGCATCTGCGGATGTGGCGCAGGCTTGGCAAAAACTTGCGGCGAAGGAGCTCGAGGGCATCGAAATGATTGCCGAGGATAACTTCAAAGAAGTGCTGAAGCAGCGTATGAAGGAACTTGCGGATGACACCATACGTCTTTGCGGGATGGATCCGGAAGTATGGCGTGCGGCTCGTGAGAATGCACAGCAGCAGGAAGAGGAACAAGTCCTTACTCCGGCTGCGGCTTATCAGAGCGAGGATGAGGTTATGGATGTCGATGTGGAGGTTCTGGATCTTTTCGATATTTTCGGGACCAAAACTGCAGAGACAGTCATTACCGAAGTGGCTACGTCAAAGCAGAAGCAGGAGATCGAAACGATTCAGCTTCTTACATTTGCGGAGCTCGCAACTGCTTCTGGAAAGAAAAAAGTCAAGCGGCCAGCGAAGATTATGGAAAATCAATTGCTGCTCTCGTTTGGATAA
- a CDS encoding DUF6094 domain-containing protein, giving the protein MARLASESKAGYYATPPEEMELLLRALHVPEVAAAEKPIYIYDPCCGEGEALSMLTQAFHEKGAVNTRSYGSEIEDGRYEVAAEVLDHVLHEGYQFVRTEPKFSLLWLNPPYQDGFSERTELTFLRALTGSKQGVLQKGGILLFCIPQYVVKDTAGVLSGRFLDLKVFRFTDANYDVFKQVVVVGRLGKAPAADQKKAYKTLVAIGEGERDMLPTLEDMEPFDIPPCDTDGEPLFRAGPLHPEEMAKDFESSAVLGDIRSRLAQLSSAATMKRPMLPLKPGHLGISIASGAVGGNMGNHIIAGVTKKRTDDEAMHDDDGNYVGTRRIHHFASIIRVFTPDGVIDLK; this is encoded by the coding sequence ATGGCAAGATTAGCATCGGAATCCAAAGCAGGTTACTATGCCACTCCGCCTGAAGAGATGGAACTGCTTCTAAGAGCGCTGCATGTTCCAGAAGTTGCAGCAGCTGAGAAGCCAATCTATATTTATGATCCGTGTTGCGGCGAAGGGGAGGCCCTCTCGATGCTTACTCAAGCATTCCATGAGAAGGGTGCAGTCAATACCCGCTCCTATGGAAGCGAAATCGAAGATGGTCGCTATGAGGTGGCTGCAGAAGTTCTTGACCATGTATTGCATGAAGGATATCAATTCGTTCGGACGGAACCGAAGTTTAGCTTATTATGGCTGAACCCACCGTATCAAGACGGTTTTTCCGAAAGAACAGAGCTGACGTTCCTTCGTGCCCTCACTGGTTCGAAGCAAGGTGTCCTTCAAAAAGGAGGCATCCTGCTATTTTGCATTCCACAATATGTGGTCAAGGATACGGCTGGCGTTTTGAGCGGCCGCTTCCTTGATCTGAAGGTCTTCAGGTTCACAGATGCGAACTATGACGTCTTTAAGCAAGTAGTCGTCGTAGGGAGGCTCGGTAAAGCGCCTGCAGCGGATCAGAAGAAGGCTTACAAAACTCTTGTCGCTATTGGCGAAGGGGAGCGGGATATGTTGCCCACCCTGGAGGATATGGAGCCTTTTGATATCCCTCCGTGTGATACGGACGGGGAGCCACTGTTTCGTGCAGGCCCGCTTCATCCCGAGGAAATGGCAAAAGATTTCGAAAGTTCTGCCGTTTTGGGGGATATACGAAGTCGATTAGCGCAGCTAAGCAGTGCGGCCACTATGAAGCGGCCCATGCTTCCCTTGAAGCCTGGCCACCTCGGCATTTCGATCGCATCTGGAGCCGTAGGCGGTAATATGGGAAACCATATTATTGCTGGCGTCACCAAAAAGCGAACGGATGACGAAGCCATGCACGATGATGATGGAAACTATGTAGGAACTCGCAGAATTCATCATTTCGCGAGCATCATTCGGGTTTTTACCCCGGATGGTGTGATCGATTTGAAGTAA
- a CDS encoding stalk domain-containing protein gives MHKKKIISSTLVTTTIVVLSTSLGVFAGSNLQEIKAYLNGDIKFEVKGSAWAPKDLEGNMILPITYNGTTYVPLRAISDALNTSIEYDSNRNMVIVGDNEKKNPTNVNTTTKTNEINKIDVVLKAFRDDGFTVGEKEEQFYQLIGAVDGVGVNINGIGIELYLYDSKDIEKVEEEMLNESAILNGNVMLVFPTPIEHPDKNRIIEVFKSVKGTGN, from the coding sequence GTGCATAAAAAAAAAATTATTTCATCAACATTGGTAACAACTACTATTGTCGTGTTATCTACTTCGTTAGGGGTTTTTGCAGGGAGTAATTTACAAGAGATCAAGGCATATTTAAACGGAGATATTAAGTTTGAAGTAAAAGGTTCTGCATGGGCACCAAAAGATTTGGAAGGAAATATGATATTGCCAATCACTTATAATGGTACTACCTATGTTCCTCTCCGAGCAATATCTGATGCATTAAATACTTCTATTGAGTATGATTCAAATCGGAATATGGTTATCGTTGGTGATAACGAAAAAAAGAATCCAACTAATGTTAATACTACTACCAAAACAAATGAGATAAATAAAATTGATGTTGTATTAAAAGCATTCCGTGACGATGGGTTTACTGTAGGTGAGAAAGAGGAACAATTTTATCAATTGATTGGAGCTGTGGACGGAGTAGGGGTAAATATTAATGGAATAGGAATAGAATTATATCTATACGATTCTAAAGATATTGAGAAGGTAGAAGAGGAAATGTTGAATGAATCGGCAATATTAAATGGCAACGTCATGCTTGTATTTCCAACACCTATCGAACATCCTGATAAAAATCGTATTATAGAGGTTTTTAAATCAGTTAAAGGAACTGGAAATTAA
- a CDS encoding DUF4367 domain-containing protein — protein sequence MKTKLILILVLFFGVSIPSAIAKSNYPKIDFRTLTKIKNKANFKMFVPHELPPKWTLEVKIPYPLDITKPINDIRLHYFSQDDEYMVGIQQFKETRNTILEKESVSPDYIVEKIFVNNHEGRFSPWWKTRGENGGYLSWVQDGTYITMDSFNLTKDEMMKLAKLME from the coding sequence ATGAAAACAAAGCTTATACTGATTTTAGTTCTTTTCTTTGGAGTTTCAATCCCTTCGGCGATTGCAAAATCAAATTATCCAAAGATAGATTTTCGTACACTAACCAAAATTAAGAACAAGGCGAATTTTAAAATGTTCGTCCCACATGAATTACCACCAAAGTGGACTCTAGAAGTCAAAATTCCTTATCCGTTGGATATCACAAAACCAATAAACGATATCAGACTACATTATTTTAGTCAAGATGATGAGTATATGGTAGGTATCCAACAGTTTAAAGAAACAAGAAACACCATTCTTGAGAAAGAATCAGTGAGTCCTGATTACATTGTAGAAAAGATTTTTGTCAATAATCATGAGGGGCGATTTAGTCCATGGTGGAAAACTAGAGGAGAGAATGGTGGGTACTTATCTTGGGTGCAAGACGGTACTTATATCACGATGGATAGCTTTAATTTAACAAAAGATGAAATGATGAAATTAGCTAAATTAATGGAGTGA
- a CDS encoding IS1182 family transposase, translating to MISNQQSLILSPFMAIYDIVVPNDNMLRQINDLVDFSFVHEELQNKYCLDNGRNAVPPIRMFKYLLLKSIFDLSDIDVVERSKYDMSLKYFLDMAPEDRVIDPSSLTKFRKLRLKDMNLLDMLIQKTVAIALEKEIIKSRSIIVDATHTKSRFNQQSPIEILKEKSKLLRKSVYQIDENMKYKFPPKTTSNELADELDYCQKVIDSVEKEEALREYPKVKEKLNYLKEMVEDHIEHLQLSNDPDARVGHKTADSSFFGYKTHIAMNEERIITAAIITTGEKSDGKQLQSLIEKSRKTGMEIDTVIGDTAYSEKENIQYANENELQLVSKLHPLITQGNRKKEDEFEFNKDAGLYVCKAGHMAIRRARTGTKNMGENQRDSYYFDIEKCKKCPLKEGCYKEGAKTKAYSISIKSAEHSEQLAFQEGEHFKEKAKERYKIEVKNSELKHRHGYDVASSSGLIGMHIQGAMAIFTVNLKRILTLLK from the coding sequence ATGATTTCAAACCAACAATCCCTTATTCTTAGTCCATTTATGGCCATTTACGATATCGTAGTACCTAACGATAATATGTTACGTCAAATTAATGACCTCGTAGACTTTTCATTTGTCCATGAAGAATTACAGAATAAATACTGCCTCGACAATGGCCGAAATGCTGTTCCACCTATTCGAATGTTCAAGTATTTACTACTAAAATCAATCTTCGATTTATCAGATATAGATGTCGTGGAACGTTCGAAATATGACATGTCTCTCAAGTATTTCTTAGATATGGCACCAGAAGACAGGGTTATCGATCCCAGTTCACTTACGAAGTTTCGCAAACTTCGCTTGAAAGATATGAACCTTCTCGACATGCTGATTCAAAAAACAGTGGCAATAGCTTTGGAAAAAGAAATCATTAAGAGCCGCTCAATAATTGTGGATGCTACTCACACGAAATCACGATTCAATCAGCAATCACCAATAGAGATATTGAAGGAGAAGTCCAAACTGTTACGGAAATCAGTGTACCAGATCGATGAAAACATGAAGTACAAGTTCCCGCCAAAAACAACGTCTAACGAATTAGCAGATGAACTGGACTATTGTCAAAAAGTAATTGATTCCGTTGAAAAAGAAGAAGCTCTCCGCGAATATCCAAAGGTAAAAGAAAAGCTGAATTACTTGAAAGAAATGGTGGAAGATCACATAGAGCACCTTCAACTCTCGAATGATCCTGACGCACGTGTGGGTCACAAGACGGCAGACTCCTCTTTCTTTGGCTATAAAACACATATTGCCATGAATGAAGAACGTATTATTACAGCTGCCATCATTACAACAGGAGAGAAAAGTGATGGGAAACAATTACAATCCTTGATCGAGAAAAGTCGCAAAACAGGCATGGAAATCGATACGGTCATTGGAGATACTGCCTATTCTGAGAAAGAGAATATCCAATATGCCAATGAAAATGAATTGCAATTAGTATCAAAATTACATCCCTTAATTACACAAGGAAATCGTAAAAAAGAAGATGAATTTGAGTTTAATAAAGATGCAGGGCTGTACGTTTGCAAAGCGGGACATATGGCGATTCGCAGGGCGCGCACGGGAACAAAAAATATGGGTGAAAACCAAAGAGACTCCTATTACTTTGATATCGAAAAATGTAAAAAATGCCCTTTAAAAGAAGGTTGTTATAAAGAAGGGGCGAAAACAAAAGCCTATTCGATCAGCATCAAATCAGCGGAGCATAGCGAACAGCTAGCCTTCCAGGAAGGTGAACATTTCAAAGAGAAAGCAAAAGAGCGCTACAAAATTGAAGTGAAAAATAGTGAACTAAAACACAGACACGGGTATGATGTGGCATCTTCCTCGGGTCTCATTGGCATGCACATACAAGGAGCAATGGCTATATTCACTGTCAATCTCAAAAGAATATTGACGCTACTAAAGTAA